A window from Heteronotia binoei isolate CCM8104 ecotype False Entrance Well chromosome 15, APGP_CSIRO_Hbin_v1, whole genome shotgun sequence encodes these proteins:
- the LOC132583047 gene encoding olfactory receptor 10G6-like: protein MECPNQTQPTMFIVSGFSFPKELKAPLLLFFLLMYILTLWGNSLIVWVVATDVRLHKPMYWFLCYLSILDMAFSSIVVPRLIAGFFPGGKIISFGECVCQVFFFHFLGCAECLLYTVMAYDRFIAICKPLHYSHIMHWRVFLNFCLGTMIGGCLNSVLETTLTFKLPFGWNNKIDYVFCDIPALLKLACADTTLYEMVTAVVIGFVTLTCFILILTSYVYIVSAILRISSSEGRRQAFSTCSAHITVVFIYYVPLVFHYLRPTSQDSVDGVVSVFYTTVTPFLNPVIYTFRNKEMKAALSKLWVGNPN, encoded by the coding sequence ATGGAGTGTCCAAATCAAACACAGCCAACTATGTTCATAGTCTCTGGCTTCTCATTCCCCAAAGAACTGAAAGCGCCATTGTTACTCTTCTTCTTGCTCATGTACATTCTGACTCTCTGGGGAAATTCTCTGATCGTCTGGGTGGTGGCAACTGACGTCCGGTTGCACAAGCCCATGTACTGGTTCCTCTGCTATTTGTCCATCCTGGATATGGCTTTCTCCTCCATTGTGGTCCCCAGACTGATTGCAGGGTTCTTCCCTGGTGGGAAAATCATCTCTTTTGGAGAATGTGTATGTCAGGTATTCTTTTTCCATTTCCTCGGGTGTGCTGAATGTCTCCTTTACACCGTTATGGCTTATGACCGCTTCATTGCTATCTGCAAGCCCCTCCACTACAGCCACATCATGCATTGGAGAGTCTTCCTCAACTTCTGTTTGGGTACCATGATCGGAGGCTGCCTGAACTCAGTGTTAGAGACGACCCTCACCTTTAAATTGCCCTTTGGATGGAACAACAAGATTGACTATGTCTTTTGTGATATCCCTGCCCTGCTAAAGCTGGCTTGTGCAGACACAACACTCTATGAGATGGTGACCGCGGTGGTCATCGGCTTTGTGACCTTGACCTGCTTCATCCTTATCCTGACCTCCTATGTGTATATTGTCTCTGCCATTTTGAGGATCAGCAGCAGTGAAGGGCGTCGCCAGGCCTTCTCCACATGCTCAGCTCACATCACCGTGGTATTTATCTATTATGTCCCGCTCGTTTTCCATTACCTGAGGCCCACATCTCAGGACTCTGTGGATGGTGTGGTGAGCGTGTTCTACACCACAGTAACCCCATTTCTGAATCCTGTCATCTACACATTCAGGAATAAAGAGATGAAGGCCGCTCTGTCGAAACTGTGGGTTGGGAACCCCAATTAA
- the LOC132583048 gene encoding olfactory receptor 10G6-like produces MGAARRADVLVRSLKSAGFIPGGKIISFRECMCQVFFLQFLGCTESLLDIVMAYDRFITICKPLHYSHIMHWRVCLTLCLGIMVAGCLNSSLQTTVTLRLPYGWSNRIDYVFCDNPALLKLACADKTLNEMVILVDVGLVAMACFFLILTSYVYIVSAILRINSSEGRRRAFSTCTAHITLVIVFYVPVVFHYIRPGSQDYMDSVVSMFYTTITPFLNPAIYTLRNKEMKAILLQLWSGNPK; encoded by the exons ATGGGTGCAGCTCGGAGAGCAGATGTGCTTGTGCGATCGT TGAAATCAGCAGGGTTCATTCCTGGTGGGAAAATCATCTCTTTTAGAGAATGTATGTGCCAGGTATTTTTTTTACAGTTCTTGGGATGCACCGAAAGTCTCCTTGACATTGTGATGGCTTACGACCGCTTCATTACCATCTGCAAGCCCCTCCATTACAGCCACATCATGCATTGGAGGGTCTGCCTCACCCTCTGTTTGGGCATAATGGTTGCAGGTTGCCTGAACTCAAGCTTGCAGACGACGGTCACCTTACGACTGCCCTACGGATGGAGCAACCGTATTGACTATGTCTTCTGTGACAATCCTGCCCTGCTGAAGCTGGCTTGCGCGGACAAAACTCTCAACGAGATGGTGATCTTGGTGGACGTTGGCCTGGTGGCCATGGCCTGTTTCTTCCTCATCCTGACATCCTACGTGTACATTGTCTCCGCCATTTTGAGGATCAACAGCAGCGAAGGGCGTCGCCGggccttctccacttgcacagcCCACATCACTTTGGTGATTGTATTTTATGTGCCAGTCGTTTTCCATTACATAAGGCCGGGGTCACAGGACTACATGGATAGTGTGGTGAGCATGTTCTACACCACCATCACCCCATTTCTGAACCCTGCCATATACACCCTCAGGAATAAAGAAATGAAGGCCATTCTCTTACAACTGTGGAGTGGGAATCCTAAGTAA
- the LOC132583046 gene encoding olfactory receptor 10G6-like codes for MECLNQTQPAEFIISGFSFPKELKVPLLLFFLLMYILTLCGNSLIVWVVASDVRLHKPMYWFLCHLSFLDMGFSSVVVPRVIAGFFPGGNIISFGECVCQVFFFHFLGCTESLLYTIMAYDRFIAICKPLHYSHIMHWRACLTLSLGAMIGGCMHSVLETTLTFQLPYGWSNHIDYIFCDIPALLKLACADTSFNEMLTIVDVGLLATTCFILILTSYVYIVSAILRISSSEGRHRAFSTCSAHITVVLLYYVPVVFHYLRPASQDYMDGVVSVFYTTITPFLNPVIYTFRNKEMVAALSKLWIGNHK; via the coding sequence ATGGAGTGCCTAAATCAAACACAGCCGGCTGAGTTCATCATCTCTGGCTTCTCATTCCCCAAAGAACTGAAGGTGCCACTGTTACTCTTCTTCTTGCTCATGTACATTCTGACTCTCTGTGGAAATTCCCTGATTGTCTGGGTGGTGGCATCTGATGTCCGGTTGCACAAGCCCATGTACTGGTTCCTCTGCCATTTGTCCTTCCTGGATATGGGTTTCTCCTCCGTTGTGGTCCCCAGAGTAATTGCAGGGTTCTTTCCTGGTGGGAACATCATCTCTTTTGGAGAATGTGTATGTCAAGTATTCTTTTTCCATTTCCTCGGATGTACCGAAAGTCTCCTTTACACCATTATGGCATACGACCGCTTCATTGCTATCTGCAAGCCCCTCCACTACAGCCACATCATGCATTGGagagcctgcctcaccctcagTTTGGGTGCCATGATCGGAGGCTGCATGCACTCAGTGTTAGAAACGACCCTCACCTTTCAATTGCCCTATGGATGGAGCAACCATATTGACTACATCTTTTGTGACATCCCTGCCCTACTGAAGCTGGCTTGTGCAGACACATCTTTCAATGAGATGTTGACCATAGTGGATGTTGGCCTTTTGGCCACAACCTGCTTCATCCTTATCCTGACCTCCTATGTCTATATTGTCTCCGCCATTTTGAGGATCAGCAGCAGTGAAGGGCGCCACCGGGCCTTCTCCACATGCTCAGCCCACATCACTGTGGTACTTCTTTATTATGTCCCGGTCGTTTTCCATTACCTGAGGCCAGCATCTCAGGACTACATGGACGGTGTGGTGAGTGTGTTCTACACCACAATAACCCCATTTCTGAACCCTGTCATCTACACATTCAGAAATAAAGAGATGGTGGCCGCTCTGTCGAAACTGTGGATTGGGAATCACAAGTAA